One genomic window of Trichlorobacter lovleyi includes the following:
- a CDS encoding type II toxin-antitoxin system MqsR family toxin — protein sequence MEKRKPHYSLNQLQEMLEDENTRVITRTCKQEAAQIGYFDDEAIVERVLRLTRREFYKSMTAYGNAQLWQDVYKSDDGERALYIKLQLSAGNDQAVVIQFKTDTSKEW from the coding sequence ATGGAAAAACGCAAACCCCACTATTCCCTGAACCAGCTTCAAGAGATGCTTGAAGACGAAAACACCCGGGTGATTACCCGAACATGCAAGCAGGAAGCCGCCCAGATCGGCTATTTCGATGATGAAGCAATTGTTGAACGGGTACTGCGGCTGACCCGCAGAGAATTCTATAAATCCATGACAGCCTACGGAAACGCACAGTTATGGCAGGACGTCTATAAATCGGATGATGGAGAGCGTGCTCTGTATATCAAGCTGCAACTCTCGGCCGGCAACGATCAGGCGGTTGTCATCCAGTTTAAGACAGATACAAGCAAGGAGTGGTGA
- a CDS encoding type II toxin-antitoxin system MqsA family antitoxin, giving the protein MYEQGGTCPVCGADALEQKVVEEIFTYKDQTLAVPGYVVYECAACGEAVVDPASSQRASKLLKDFARGVDGLLTAAEIKRIRKKLGYTQEQMAEVCGGGLKGFARYESGQVMQSKGMDNLLRILDELPFALDVINRRPAKASAKVVSLMDYRSKSPYTYAESPHGEAYSDHLKSALG; this is encoded by the coding sequence ATGTACGAGCAGGGAGGCACCTGTCCGGTCTGCGGCGCTGATGCGCTGGAGCAAAAGGTGGTTGAAGAGATTTTTACCTACAAGGACCAAACGTTGGCGGTGCCTGGGTATGTGGTGTATGAATGCGCGGCCTGCGGCGAAGCGGTTGTTGACCCGGCTTCGTCACAACGGGCATCAAAGCTGTTGAAGGATTTCGCCAGGGGTGTGGATGGCCTGCTGACTGCTGCCGAGATCAAACGTATCCGCAAAAAGCTAGGCTATACCCAAGAGCAGATGGCCGAAGTGTGTGGCGGCGGCTTGAAAGGTTTTGCCCGCTATGAGTCCGGTCAGGTAATGCAGAGCAAGGGTATGGACAACCTGTTGCGGATTCTGGACGAACTACCCTTTGCCCTTGACGTGATCAACCGCCGCCCGGCAAAAGCAAGCGCCAAGGTTGTCAGCCTGATGGATTACCGGAGCAAATCGCCTTATACCTATGCAGAATCACCGCACGGTGAGGCATACTCGGACCACTTAAAAAGCGCCCTGGGGTAA
- a CDS encoding TPR end-of-group domain-containing protein codes for MSIYMEIDDVVETLRQAKGREKCSTLLIGAGCSATAGIPTATQFVEIIKTKYPRSYERAKLKDYPNCMAQLSLAERRDLIAAHIDKSKINWAHIGIAQLIKHGYVDRVLTTNFDQLVVKSCAMINIFPAVYDFASSQLFKPADVPDQAIFYLHGQRTGFKLMNTGDECSELSGHFAPVFEDAGKKRVWIVAGYSGECDPVFEHLAKVERFDNRLFWIGYRDEEPSHHVREKLLLPEKDAHFVKGFDADSFFITLAQRLECFPPNFIGSPFTHLDELLDMLIEFPVENGAGVDIVANARDNIRGAIVRFETPAPADSTKAEQEGIVAENVAQEAAALFSAGKYAELIKLAGDLTPPYRGIPLEQLYWAYTLEGNEFYAKAQREPVHRFEEYAQAIQLYSAAASLKPNGHEAFNNWGNALSNQARTKSRDQAGRLFTDACAKYAEAVRIKPDKPEAFNNWGNALFEQAKTKHGKEADRLFEDSCSKYAEAVRIKPDMHEAFNNWGNALLHQAKTKSGDEADRLFESAHKQLKQAEQTKPGQAAYNLACLFALQGNVEEALQWLARSKDAGKLPSRDHIDQDTDLDSIRMLEEFQQIIE; via the coding sequence ATGAGCATATACATGGAAATTGATGATGTGGTCGAAACACTTCGCCAAGCCAAAGGTAGAGAGAAGTGTTCAACCTTACTGATAGGAGCAGGCTGTTCGGCTACGGCGGGCATTCCGACTGCGACCCAGTTTGTTGAGATTATCAAAACAAAGTACCCCCGCTCCTATGAACGCGCCAAGCTAAAAGACTATCCCAACTGCATGGCACAACTGTCACTGGCAGAAAGGCGGGATTTGATCGCTGCTCATATCGATAAATCAAAGATTAACTGGGCGCATATCGGCATTGCGCAACTGATCAAGCATGGCTACGTGGACCGGGTGCTAACCACCAATTTTGACCAGCTTGTGGTCAAGTCCTGCGCCATGATCAACATATTTCCTGCAGTCTATGATTTTGCCTCGTCGCAACTGTTCAAACCGGCCGACGTGCCGGATCAGGCCATCTTTTACCTGCATGGTCAACGCACAGGCTTCAAGCTTATGAATACCGGGGATGAGTGTAGTGAGCTTTCGGGCCACTTTGCGCCTGTGTTTGAAGATGCAGGCAAAAAAAGGGTTTGGATCGTGGCAGGATACAGCGGTGAGTGCGACCCGGTGTTTGAGCATCTGGCAAAGGTAGAGCGCTTTGACAACCGCCTTTTCTGGATTGGCTACCGGGATGAAGAACCGTCGCACCATGTCAGGGAAAAACTGCTGTTGCCCGAAAAGGATGCTCATTTTGTAAAGGGATTTGACGCTGACAGTTTTTTCATTACCCTGGCGCAGCGTCTGGAATGTTTCCCCCCCAACTTCATCGGCTCACCATTTACACACCTTGATGAGCTGTTGGATATGTTGATTGAGTTTCCGGTGGAAAATGGCGCGGGAGTCGATATTGTTGCCAATGCCAGAGACAACATCCGTGGTGCAATTGTTAGATTTGAAACTCCAGCGCCAGCAGACTCGACCAAGGCAGAGCAGGAAGGAATAGTTGCTGAAAATGTTGCCCAGGAAGCAGCGGCTCTGTTTTCTGCAGGGAAATATGCCGAACTGATCAAATTGGCGGGTGACCTGACCCCGCCATACCGGGGGATACCGCTTGAGCAGCTCTACTGGGCGTACACACTGGAGGGGAACGAATTCTATGCTAAAGCTCAACGAGAACCCGTGCACCGTTTTGAGGAATATGCACAAGCAATCCAGTTGTATTCAGCAGCTGCATCACTAAAGCCCAATGGTCACGAAGCCTTCAACAACTGGGGCAATGCCCTTTCAAATCAGGCACGAACCAAGAGCAGAGACCAAGCAGGCCGACTGTTTACCGACGCCTGCGCCAAATATGCTGAAGCAGTGCGGATCAAACCGGACAAACCCGAAGCCTTCAACAACTGGGGCAATGCCCTTTTTGAGCAGGCAAAAACCAAGCATGGCAAAGAAGCAGACCGGCTGTTTGAAGACTCCTGTTCCAAATATGCCGAAGCAGTACGGATCAAACCGGACATGCATGAAGCCTTCAACAACTGGGGCAATGCCCTTTTACATCAGGCAAAAACCAAGAGCGGAGACGAGGCTGACCGGCTGTTTGAGTCTGCCCATAAGCAGCTTAAGCAGGCTGAACAGACCAAGCCCGGCCAGGCTGCCTATAACCTAGCCTGTTTGTTTGCCCTGCAAGGTAATGTTGAGGAAGCCCTGCAATGGCTTGCCAGATCCAAGGATGCTGGCAAATTGCCGAGTAGAGACCATATTGACCAGGATACGGATCTTGATTCGATCCGGATGCTCGAAGAATTTCAGCAGATAATCGAATGA
- a CDS encoding hydrogenase small subunit, giving the protein MSQLGHFFGSGISRRDFIKTCVATTAVMGLPFSMAAKVAEAAQAPDRPPVIWLHFQECTGCSESLLRANHPAPATLLLEMISLDYHETLMAGSGHQAEKSLHDSMKANHGKYILIVEGAIPTKENGIYCKVGGKTALESLRKAAEGAAAIISVGTCASYGGIQAAPPNPTGAVGVRDIIKDKPIINIPGCPPSPYNLLSTVLYFLTFKKLPELDEMGRPKFAYGRRIHEHCERRPHFDAGRFAKAYGHETHAQGYCLYKLGCKGPATYANCSVQRFNDAGVWPVSVGHPCIGCTEPDILFRTAIADKVQIHEPTPFDSYAPVDLKDKGKGASPVTTGVLGLAAGAALGAGAMLARKLPDAEQPAAEHEQGGDHEHKE; this is encoded by the coding sequence ATGAGTCAGTTAGGGCATTTTTTCGGCAGTGGGATCAGTCGCCGGGATTTTATCAAGACCTGTGTGGCAACAACGGCAGTCATGGGACTGCCTTTCAGCATGGCGGCCAAGGTGGCGGAAGCCGCCCAGGCACCGGATCGACCGCCGGTGATCTGGTTGCATTTTCAGGAGTGTACCGGCTGTTCCGAGTCGCTGCTGCGGGCCAATCACCCGGCTCCGGCCACCCTGTTGTTAGAGATGATCTCGCTGGACTACCATGAGACCCTGATGGCCGGTTCCGGCCACCAGGCTGAGAAGTCGCTGCACGATTCCATGAAGGCCAATCATGGCAAGTATATCCTGATCGTGGAAGGGGCGATCCCCACCAAGGAGAATGGCATCTACTGCAAGGTGGGTGGCAAGACCGCCCTGGAGTCCCTGCGCAAGGCCGCCGAGGGGGCAGCCGCCATCATCTCGGTCGGTACCTGCGCCAGCTACGGCGGTATCCAGGCGGCCCCACCCAACCCCACCGGCGCTGTTGGTGTACGGGATATCATCAAGGACAAACCGATCATCAACATCCCCGGCTGTCCGCCTTCCCCCTATAACCTGCTTTCCACCGTACTGTATTTCCTGACCTTTAAGAAACTGCCGGAACTGGATGAAATGGGCCGTCCCAAGTTTGCCTATGGCCGCCGGATTCACGAGCATTGCGAGCGCCGTCCCCACTTTGACGCGGGCCGTTTTGCCAAGGCCTATGGCCATGAGACCCATGCCCAGGGCTACTGCCTCTACAAGCTGGGCTGCAAGGGGCCGGCCACCTATGCCAACTGTTCTGTGCAGCGCTTTAACGATGCCGGGGTCTGGCCGGTCTCGGTGGGCCACCCCTGTATCGGCTGTACCGAGCCGGATATCCTGTTCCGCACCGCCATTGCCGACAAGGTCCAGATCCATGAACCGACGCCGTTTGACAGCTATGCGCCGGTGGATCTGAAGGATAAGGGCAAAGGGGCCAGCCCGGTTACCACCGGTGTGCTGGGCCTGGCAGCCGGTGCCGCCCTGGGGGCCGGGGCCATGCTGGCCCGCAAGCTGCCGGATGCTGAGCAACCTGCTGCTGAACATGAGCAGGGAGGCGACCATGAGCACAAAGAGTAG
- the hybA gene encoding hydrogenase 2 operon protein HybA gives MSTKSSRREFLKLAGLAGAGLVTAPAMALAGHPVAGANDEELGMLYDATKCVGCKACMSACKRVNGDYGSLAYEQAKFDPDKLWDAPQDLTGSTRTLIKLVKDTPKEWSYVKYSCMHCQKPSCVSVCPVSAMTKDKITGIVDYNKNTCIGCRYCQIACAFNIPKFQWEKAIPQIVKCDLCKNTNLKQKGISACAEVCPTGAIMFGKRKDLLAEAKKRLAEHPKQYVNHIYGEHELGGTNHLYLAALQFKKLGLPELKSEAPAEFSEKIQHTIYKGFIAPVALYSTLCFIAVRNMKKGSAHTDEQKKNSDGGDQ, from the coding sequence ATGAGCACAAAGAGTAGTAGACGCGAGTTCCTGAAGCTGGCCGGTCTGGCCGGTGCGGGGCTGGTGACTGCGCCTGCCATGGCGCTGGCCGGCCACCCGGTTGCCGGTGCCAATGATGAAGAGCTGGGCATGCTGTACGATGCCACCAAATGTGTCGGTTGCAAGGCCTGCATGTCGGCCTGCAAGCGGGTCAACGGCGATTACGGCTCACTTGCCTATGAACAGGCCAAGTTTGACCCGGACAAGCTCTGGGATGCCCCCCAGGATCTGACCGGTTCCACCCGTACCCTGATCAAGCTGGTCAAGGATACGCCCAAGGAGTGGTCCTATGTGAAGTACTCCTGCATGCACTGCCAGAAACCGTCCTGCGTCTCGGTCTGCCCGGTTTCGGCCATGACCAAGGACAAGATCACCGGCATTGTGGATTACAACAAGAACACCTGTATCGGCTGCCGCTACTGCCAGATCGCCTGCGCCTTCAACATCCCCAAGTTCCAGTGGGAAAAGGCGATCCCCCAGATTGTGAAGTGCGACCTCTGCAAGAACACCAATCTGAAGCAGAAGGGGATCTCGGCCTGCGCCGAGGTCTGCCCCACCGGCGCAATCATGTTCGGCAAGCGCAAGGATCTGCTGGCCGAGGCCAAAAAGCGGCTGGCCGAGCATCCCAAGCAGTATGTCAACCATATCTACGGTGAGCATGAGCTGGGCGGTACCAACCACCTCTACCTGGCCGCACTGCAGTTCAAGAAGCTGGGCCTGCCGGAGCTGAAGAGCGAGGCACCGGCCGAGTTCTCTGAAAAGATTCAGCACACCATCTACAAAGGGTTTATCGCACCGGTGGCCCTCTACAGCACGCTCTGTTTCATTGCAGTCAGAAATATGAAGAAGGGCAGCGCTCATACGGATGAGCAGAAGAAAAACAGCGATGGAGGGGATCAATGA
- a CDS encoding nickel-dependent hydrogenase large subunit: protein MARITIDPITRIEGHLRIDVEVTGGQVSKAWSSAQMWRGIETILKDRPPQDAWIYAQRFCGVCTTVHAISSIRSVEHALKVEVPLNAQYIRNIIMAQHSVQDHIVHFYHLSALDWVDIVSALKADPKKAASIAQSVSDWPGNSEKEFSDVQKRLKAFVDSGKLGIFASGYWGHPAMILPPEINLIATAHYLKALDYQQKAAQAVAILGGKNPHIQNLCVGGVATALNMDNLATINMERIAYLKALMTETREFVKKVYYPDLLVIGKAYKDWFKHGKGVVNYLAVPEFAEDTKNTSFALPGGLIMGGDVAKARIISTHQDQQLIGSIKESVACAWYEGKSSLHPWEGETKPDYTDFQENGKYSWCKAPRIDGKPIQVGPVAQLLAGYAAGNQRVRKLVDSTCKAAGVGVADLHSTMGRLAARGIRAHLLSDLSLEYLDKLVDNVGKGDKTYANHTEIPSGEHRGVGFHEAPRGVLSHWMVIKNKKIKNYQAVVPSTWNASPRDAEGNAGPYEASLLGNPVAKPDQPLEVLRTVHSFDPCIACAVHTIDPEGKEITKVKVV from the coding sequence ATGGCACGAATCACGATTGACCCGATTACCCGCATTGAAGGACACCTGCGGATCGATGTTGAAGTAACCGGCGGACAGGTCAGCAAGGCCTGGTCATCCGCCCAGATGTGGCGCGGTATTGAGACCATTCTCAAGGATCGTCCCCCCCAGGATGCCTGGATCTATGCCCAGCGCTTCTGCGGGGTCTGCACCACGGTGCACGCCATCTCCTCGATCCGCTCCGTGGAGCATGCCCTCAAGGTTGAGGTGCCGCTGAACGCCCAGTACATCCGTAACATCATCATGGCCCAGCATTCCGTGCAGGACCACATCGTCCACTTCTATCACCTCTCGGCCCTGGACTGGGTGGATATCGTCTCGGCCCTCAAGGCCGACCCCAAGAAGGCCGCCTCGATTGCCCAGTCGGTCTCGGACTGGCCCGGCAACAGCGAGAAGGAGTTCAGCGATGTCCAGAAACGGCTGAAGGCCTTTGTGGATTCCGGCAAGCTGGGGATCTTCGCCTCCGGCTACTGGGGCCATCCGGCCATGATCCTGCCGCCGGAGATCAACCTGATCGCCACGGCCCACTACCTGAAGGCGCTGGATTACCAGCAGAAGGCTGCCCAGGCCGTGGCCATTCTGGGGGGCAAGAACCCCCATATCCAGAACCTCTGCGTGGGGGGTGTGGCCACCGCCCTGAACATGGACAACCTGGCCACCATCAACATGGAGCGGATCGCCTACCTGAAGGCGCTGATGACCGAGACCCGCGAGTTTGTCAAAAAGGTCTACTATCCCGACCTGCTGGTGATCGGCAAGGCCTATAAGGACTGGTTCAAGCATGGCAAAGGGGTGGTCAACTACCTGGCGGTGCCTGAGTTTGCCGAAGATACCAAGAACACCAGCTTTGCCCTGCCGGGCGGCCTGATCATGGGCGGCGATGTGGCCAAGGCCCGCATCATCAGTACCCATCAGGACCAGCAGCTGATCGGCAGCATCAAGGAGTCGGTGGCCTGCGCCTGGTATGAAGGCAAGTCCTCCCTGCACCCCTGGGAAGGTGAGACCAAGCCGGATTACACCGACTTCCAGGAAAACGGCAAGTATTCCTGGTGCAAGGCGCCCCGGATTGATGGCAAGCCGATCCAGGTCGGGCCGGTGGCCCAGCTGCTGGCAGGCTACGCCGCCGGCAACCAGCGGGTACGCAAGCTGGTGGACAGCACCTGCAAGGCAGCCGGGGTCGGCGTGGCTGACCTGCACTCCACCATGGGCCGCCTGGCAGCCCGTGGCATCCGTGCCCACCTGCTGTCTGACCTCTCCCTGGAGTATCTGGACAAACTGGTGGACAACGTCGGCAAGGGTGACAAGACCTATGCCAACCACACCGAGATCCCCTCCGGCGAGCATCGCGGAGTCGGCTTCCACGAGGCACCCCGCGGCGTGCTGTCCCACTGGATGGTGATCAAGAACAAGAAGATCAAGAACTACCAGGCCGTGGTCCCCTCCACCTGGAACGCTTCGCCACGGGATGCCGAAGGCAATGCCGGTCCCTACGAGGCCTCGCTGCTGGGCAACCCGGTGGCCAAACCGGATCAGCCTCTGGAGGTACTGCGCACCGTGCACTCCTTTGACCCCTGTATCGCCTGCGCGGTGCATACGATTGATCCGGAAGGCAAAGAGATCACGAAGGTAAAAGTGGTATAG
- the hybB gene encoding Ni/Fe-hydrogenase cytochrome b subunit: MSHDEYQIHKAKILTPSFWVLLTLTVIGFALIGVRFIWGIGAVSNLSDGYPWGIWITYDVATGTAIACGGYAVAILIYIRNKMHYHPLIRSAVLTSLFGYGLAGFSVMVDVGRPWNAYNFFVPSQWQANSAMFEVALCVMAYTTVLAIEFLPAVLTRLQETNWSRARAFLEKYHGRFGLDTPVVLEKLEKLRQRAVWLQPKLDKVLIFVIVLGITLPTMHQSSLGSLLLIASTKLHPLWHTGFLPLLFLINCMFIGYSIAILESVISSFGFKRPFEIEQLSGLASITPYLTTIWLCVVVGDLIWRGQVGNALRFDFYSAFFLLEFGLVASGSLLLFSKKRRQSPRWLFITAVLIVLGGALYRFNVYLIGFNPGQGWRYFPSLAELLITVGIVAFEILGYQVLVKLFPVLPRLHGHEVVEKA, from the coding sequence ATGAGCCACGATGAGTACCAGATTCACAAGGCGAAGATTCTGACGCCCTCCTTCTGGGTCTTGCTGACCCTGACCGTGATCGGTTTTGCCCTGATCGGTGTCCGCTTTATCTGGGGTATCGGTGCCGTCTCCAACCTGAGCGACGGCTACCCCTGGGGCATCTGGATTACCTATGACGTGGCCACCGGCACCGCCATTGCCTGCGGCGGCTATGCCGTGGCGATCCTGATCTATATCCGCAACAAGATGCACTACCACCCGCTGATCCGTTCGGCCGTGCTGACCTCGCTGTTCGGCTACGGCCTGGCCGGTTTCTCGGTCATGGTGGATGTGGGCCGTCCCTGGAACGCCTACAACTTCTTCGTGCCGTCGCAGTGGCAGGCCAACTCGGCCATGTTCGAGGTGGCGCTCTGCGTCATGGCCTACACCACCGTGCTGGCGATCGAGTTCCTGCCGGCGGTGCTGACCCGGCTGCAGGAGACCAACTGGAGCCGGGCACGGGCCTTTCTGGAGAAGTACCATGGCCGTTTCGGACTGGATACACCGGTGGTGCTGGAGAAGCTGGAGAAGCTGCGTCAGCGGGCTGTCTGGCTGCAACCCAAACTGGACAAGGTGCTGATCTTCGTGATCGTGCTGGGGATCACCCTGCCCACCATGCACCAGTCATCGCTGGGGTCACTGCTGCTGATCGCCTCCACCAAGCTGCATCCGCTCTGGCACACCGGCTTTCTGCCGCTGCTGTTCCTGATCAACTGCATGTTCATCGGCTACTCCATCGCCATTCTGGAGTCGGTTATCTCCTCATTCGGCTTCAAGCGCCCCTTTGAGATCGAACAACTCTCCGGCCTGGCCTCGATCACCCCCTATCTGACCACGATCTGGCTCTGTGTGGTGGTGGGAGATCTGATCTGGCGTGGTCAGGTGGGTAATGCCCTGCGGTTTGACTTCTATTCCGCCTTCTTCCTGCTGGAGTTCGGGCTGGTGGCCAGCGGCTCACTGCTGCTGTTCTCGAAGAAACGGCGTCAATCGCCGCGCTGGCTGTTCATTACCGCAGTCCTGATCGTGCTGGGCGGTGCCCTGTACCGCTTCAACGTCTACCTGATCGGTTTCAATCCGGGCCAGGGCTGGCGTTACTTCCCGTCCCTGGCGGAGTTGCTGATCACCGTCGGGATCGTGGCGTTCGAGATCCTGGGCTATCAGGTGCTGGTCAAGCTGTTCCCGGTCCTGCCGCGACTGCATGGCCATGAAGTAGTAGAAAAGGCATAA
- a CDS encoding methyl-accepting chemotaxis protein has protein sequence MRVKTKFIAVNCLIVTVALILSTVAGLYKFKQEMYRQAQVSQESRIKTFWELLRARGNEFSVVDNKLLAGSYALNNNEELPDKLKELCGGTATIFMGDERISTNIVKPDGSRAIGTRLSGPAYAAVLQKGESYRGEADILGTSYFTAYDPIKDRNGAVIGIVYVGVKTSEFYAAYHHLQIVVAVMALVVLLCAAVISWLVINRLFEPLNRMHDMLKDMAEGDGDLTKRLTYCKQDEIGEMSFSFNALMDKLHTIVVKVAEITTQLAAASAQVQGTAQQIAHGTGDISSQSTGIATAVEEMAATSGEIANNCVLAVGEAQETTASAKAGAAIVDQTVTTMHSIAERVMATSQTVEALGRRSDQIGEIISTIEDIADQTNLLALNAAIEAARAGEQGRGFAVVADEVRALAERTTRATRSIGEMISSIQAETAQAVTSMQQGVGEVKLGVDEAQRSGGALQAILRQIGDVTAQLHQIATAAEQQTATTHEISGNMTRITEAVQETASGAHDSARASQQLNTLAHDLKGVVAQFRL, from the coding sequence ATGAGAGTCAAGACGAAGTTTATCGCCGTCAACTGCCTGATCGTAACCGTGGCACTGATCCTGTCCACTGTTGCCGGGCTGTACAAATTCAAGCAGGAGATGTACCGCCAGGCTCAGGTTTCGCAGGAAAGCAGAATCAAGACCTTCTGGGAGCTGCTGCGGGCCAGGGGCAACGAGTTTAGCGTGGTTGACAACAAGCTGCTGGCCGGCTCGTATGCGCTCAACAACAATGAAGAATTGCCGGACAAATTAAAGGAGCTGTGCGGCGGCACCGCCACCATCTTCATGGGTGACGAGCGCATCTCCACCAATATCGTCAAACCGGACGGCAGCAGGGCCATAGGCACCAGATTGTCAGGTCCGGCCTATGCAGCGGTACTGCAAAAAGGGGAAAGCTACCGCGGTGAGGCGGACATCCTCGGCACCTCCTATTTCACCGCCTATGACCCGATCAAGGATCGCAACGGCGCGGTGATCGGCATCGTCTACGTGGGGGTCAAAACCTCCGAGTTTTACGCCGCCTACCATCACCTCCAGATAGTTGTGGCGGTCATGGCGCTGGTCGTGCTGCTCTGTGCCGCTGTTATTTCATGGCTGGTGATTAACCGCCTGTTTGAACCGCTCAACCGGATGCACGACATGCTGAAGGACATGGCAGAGGGGGACGGCGACCTGACCAAACGCCTGACCTACTGCAAGCAGGACGAGATTGGCGAGATGTCGTTCTCCTTCAATGCCCTCATGGATAAGCTGCACACCATCGTGGTAAAGGTGGCCGAGATTACGACACAGCTGGCCGCAGCCAGCGCACAGGTCCAGGGAACTGCCCAGCAGATCGCCCACGGGACCGGCGACATATCGTCCCAGTCAACCGGCATTGCGACGGCGGTTGAGGAGATGGCAGCCACATCCGGCGAAATCGCCAACAACTGCGTCCTGGCGGTGGGTGAGGCCCAGGAGACCACCGCCTCAGCCAAGGCCGGTGCTGCGATCGTTGATCAAACCGTTACAACCATGCACAGCATTGCTGAACGGGTTATGGCAACCTCACAAACCGTCGAGGCCCTGGGGCGGCGATCCGATCAGATCGGTGAGATCATCAGCACCATTGAGGATATTGCCGACCAGACCAACCTGTTGGCGCTTAACGCCGCCATTGAGGCGGCCCGGGCCGGTGAACAGGGCCGCGGCTTTGCGGTCGTGGCCGACGAGGTGCGGGCACTGGCAGAACGCACCACCCGCGCGACCCGCTCCATTGGTGAGATGATTTCCAGTATCCAGGCCGAAACCGCCCAGGCTGTCACCTCGATGCAGCAGGGGGTTGGCGAGGTCAAGCTGGGGGTTGATGAGGCGCAACGTTCGGGCGGGGCCTTGCAGGCCATTCTCCGCCAGATTGGCGATGTGACCGCGCAGTTGCATCAGATCGCCACGGCAGCGGAACAGCAGACCGCCACGACCCATGAAATAAGCGGCAATATGACCCGCATAACCGAGGCGGTGCAAGAGACCGCCAGCGGCGCCCATGACTCGGCCAGGGCATCGCAGCAGCTCAACACGCTTGCCCATGACTTGAAGGGGGTTGTGGCACAATTCAGACTCTGA
- a CDS encoding protein-export chaperone SecB produces MKNHFQFSLKEIFLPNIMFHLNPSFKPKSGKIEITTSVEVDYSCTGTDLTVQVRVEMPDGEHAPFAFMVEGIGRFELVEEPPADVLEIIARANGASMIFPYLREAIADLTRRAGVPTLHLQPVNFVELMNMEKAKKNEAALTKKPVSKRVRVSK; encoded by the coding sequence ATGAAAAATCATTTTCAGTTTTCGCTGAAAGAAATATTTCTGCCGAACATCATGTTCCATCTCAATCCCTCCTTCAAACCAAAATCCGGCAAAATCGAGATCACAACCTCTGTTGAAGTGGACTATTCCTGTACCGGTACGGATCTAACCGTACAGGTACGGGTTGAGATGCCGGATGGCGAGCATGCCCCCTTTGCTTTCATGGTTGAAGGAATCGGCAGGTTTGAGCTTGTAGAAGAACCGCCCGCGGATGTGCTGGAGATAATTGCCCGGGCTAATGGCGCTTCCATGATCTTCCCCTATCTACGCGAAGCAATTGCCGATCTCACACGGCGGGCCGGAGTGCCGACACTGCACTTGCAGCCGGTTAATTTTGTCGAGTTGATGAACATGGAAAAAGCCAAAAAAAATGAAGCAGCACTCACCAAGAAGCCTGTTTCAAAAAGGGTGAGGGTATCTAAATAA
- a CDS encoding HyaD/HybD family hydrogenase maturation endopeptidase, with protein MKVLIFGAGNLLLSDEGFGVHLVKYLADNYSFDDDVELYDGGTLGFMASHKLEEAGRVYMVDVVTTPGEPGELYRFEKDAFIGRTIPIKMSPHQLGIQEMLLLSEIRGRCPDQVTLFGVVPKSYEAGIELSPELAVRLPQLAELMVAELTAAGHQVVAHRA; from the coding sequence ATGAAAGTTCTGATTTTTGGTGCAGGTAATCTGCTGCTGTCCGACGAAGGATTCGGGGTGCATCTGGTCAAGTATCTGGCCGACAACTACAGCTTTGACGACGATGTGGAGCTGTACGACGGTGGTACCCTGGGCTTCATGGCCTCCCATAAACTGGAGGAGGCCGGCCGGGTCTACATGGTGGATGTGGTCACCACCCCCGGCGAGCCCGGCGAGCTCTACCGCTTTGAAAAAGATGCCTTTATCGGCCGTACCATCCCGATCAAGATGTCACCCCATCAACTGGGGATTCAGGAGATGCTGCTCTTGTCCGAGATCCGGGGCCGCTGCCCGGACCAGGTCACCCTGTTCGGGGTGGTGCCCAAGAGCTACGAGGCGGGGATTGAGCTGTCACCGGAGCTGGCGGTACGGTTGCCGCAGCTGGCAGAACTGATGGTTGCCGAGTTGACCGCTGCCGGACATCAGGTGGTGGCGCATCGGGCCTAG